The nucleotide window CTAATATGACTAATCTCCAATTGCTCAAGAAATACCCCTTTTTGAGGGCAAgggggtgtttggggttttttaatagtTATTTCTGTCATTACACTGCACATTCAAGCCCTTTATTAATAACATGGATTAGCTAAACATTTATTTCAAGAAATGAAATCATAACAGCGTGCAAATTAATATATTTCCTATAAAGCTTGTTGACTCTATTTAATTTCTCACAAGAAGACAAGACAGCTGTTATGTATTAACTACCTGCTCACAGGAGCTATGAACTACATTTTCTAGCTCTAGTCACAGACACCCTACATGCAGCAATTATAGCTTCTAGCCAGGGTTTTTTGTAACCTGCACTACTTGAAGAACAGGAAACTTGTTAAAAAAACTAAATTCATGAAAGATGACAGAGGAATGACATGATTTTACTAGCAAATAAATGAACATACTGATTTTCTATGTAATCTCTAAGATTCAATTTTAGATATCTATTCATAAGTGATATTAAATACATATATTATTGCATTACTTTATTTTGATATTATAAGCCCTacttttaacctttttttttcctccctttcacaAGGGCATGCAGCAGCTAATTCAGTTTTACAACTGACAATATGAAGAATGCAGTTTACCAAGTATCTTCCTAGCTGTATGACCTCCAAGCAGCAAGATGCATCACTAAAATGCATTCTTAAGACATAAAGGAATTAGAAACAAAACATGGAACACATTTGTATTACCGTTTACGTGCATGACACTTCAACAATACACATGGAAGACTAACACATCTGCTCAGATTTTCATAAAAGAAGAGTGCAATGACTGATTCTTAAAATGGTGAGCATTTCTTAAAGAGGGatttataatttaaaaacaagaatTGTGGAAACTACTGATGCATGAAGAAACAATGAAACATGAATTGCCAAAAGAACACACATACTTCACCAGCAAGCTGAATAAGGGTTTAACCAAGCTTTTTTCTATACTACTTATTTAATAACTTATTTGCCATAATGACTAATGGATATTTTTCTCTCAATTTTATGGTCTGTTATGTATTCTccttaaatgaaaataaaccaaattagGTAACTCATGGTTACTCTCAAAGCACAAGAACTGGATTTTATGATGTATAGCAACTTCTTTGACTAAGCCATCATTCAAAAGTAACGAGCAAGAATATTACAGAAAGAAATACGCAACCATAAACTAAAGGATGTCTACATATACTCTGAACACAgagatcagatttttttttttaaaccaggaaaataaaaagaggctGCTATAAAATgcaacaggagaaagaaattaacATCACTTTAAAGAACATTTGTTCATTGTTGCTGGCTTGAAACTCAGAACAGACAAGCAGAATATGCACTGGTCTGTGGAAGTATCTCAGGCAATTAAGAAGTCCCCATGTTCAATCAGAATTTTTTGCTGCTGAAGTTCtggaacaaaaacaaaataaaaagggaaaaggaaaaaaagaacccaaaaccaaaaccaaacaaccgtGCAAGGAATGAAGTAAGATCCCAGCTACTGCTTGGTTTCCAGGTTACAGTGCATGTCAAATATCTGTCAGTGGCACCATGTATCAATTTATGACAAGCCGCTGCAATGATCTGAAAGGCCCTTGAGGCACAGAGAACAGGTAGGTCACAAGTTGCATGCACCCTACCTCTCCTCAGCATTTACAAGGGAACAGGCACTGGCCAGAAGGGCAATGCATTGGGTATATTAGCTCCCTGCATTGACATTTCTGCTTCTATTTAACTGATATCTAATCAATGCAACACAAGGGTGATGTTTAATCTATTCATAAGACTTAACACATCtgaaattttctgttttcataaaaTCTTAGATGGCATAACGTTAAGAGTTAAGACTGTCAACTGTTTTAGCAGATCTGCTTTTGATTTCCTCCTGGCTTTTTGCTAATAGAACTGCATTTCTCTAATAATGCATTTTAAATGGTTTCTTGAAATCCAttcacagccaggacagcatACACAGAGGAAATCGTATTTCTGAGGGTTAATATAAACCTCATAGAGGTTGCCTGAATAAGAAATTAAACAAAgcttttgaaatatttcttgtttcatttcACACCTGAGACTAATACATTCTAATTTATACCTTTTGTATTTAAGAGATACATGTGAAATAACTATTGAAGCATACCAAGAATTTTCATCATACAATTTGCAATTAATAGCACTGTGCAACTGAGGCTTTTCAGACCTGCAGATGAAATTCATTTGCACATCATATCTGAGTATGCTTAATTCATACTTTTATTTCAAAAAAGCTCATTTTTTTGACATTAGTACTATCCATTTGAATTGTATtcagaatggaacaaagctCTACATTTAAATTTCTCTTCATGCCAAGTATATCTCCTCTTAAATTTAAAGCCACCTTAATAAGAACTTTACATACCTCAAGTATCATAGCAAGAAATTGAATAGCCTCTCATTTACTCACTTCATAACAAACTGAAGAGCTGGCTGACAAAATGAATAGTATAAACAACAGATATTACATGGAGATGCCACATTTGCAATCTATCAGTATGTATGAAATAAAGCAGATGAGCCATAAAATTCTCCTAGATGTTAATAAATGCTACTGTCTTGAACTTCACAAATCCCTAAGATAAACATGCTACATACACAAATCTTTTGGATTTCATTGCAGTTTgtataaaaaccaaaccaacaaaaaaaaaacaaacaaaaaaaccccacaaaaccaaaaccctaaaAGAggtcattttctttttaagtactATTTTCTAGAATTATTCCCGTAAACCTATTCTGGAATAAAATTACATACTGTTCCATTCCATGTAGGCACTGATTTCTTGAAGAATTCCATATTTAAATCAGGAAATGGAAATCAGCATTTTTGTAATAGATTCCATCCCTCCAAATTCATATAAGTTTTGCATTTGAAATTATATATACCTCTATAATATTGTTGTAGTGGTAAATTTCATTCATGTAGATGCACACAAGATAAAAGTGACCAGAAGTCTTCAAGCTCTGTACAAAATCTGCTCAATTAGAGAACCTCAAGTTTCATCTTAGGACTCTTCATAAGAAAGAGGCTGCTGAACTGCCATGaataatttaaatgtttttttttataatacATAAGCAACAGTGCTCCACATTCTTATCACTCTCTTTTTCCTCAAGAGCCTTTCTAAAATGATCTTGAGTACTAATTCATTAATACTTAACATTCTTCCAAAATGACTCTCGATGCACAAGTATAGTTTATTCAACAAATGGGCCCTTTGTAAAAAACacatcattattttaaaaaaaaccttGTCTCCCTAAGCTTTTCActttctgcctttattttttttattctagatGCTCAGGCTTTCGAGTTAATGCCAACTAATGCTCTAAACATACAGTAAATCAAGAGCTTGATAAGAATAGAtacttttcctccttcctccttccctggaaTTTACCTACAGTaaatggtaaaaaaagaaatcaaatagtGCCGTATTTTATTTCACCtttcaggagaaaaaacaacTGCAACAAAAGAATGTGTTTCTCCTTCACTCTGGAAGTCAACATGCAGTCTGAATCTAACTTTACAGTTCGAGATGCCATTGATGATATTGACACCAACATGTACCAACCACTGTCATATCCATTAAGCTTTCAAGTTTCTCTCACTGGATTTTTGATGctagaaattgttttgggactTGGCAGCAACCTCACCGTGCTGGTACTTTATTGTATGAAATCCAACTTAATCAATTCTGTCAGTAACATAATTACAATGAACCTTCATGTACTTGATGTAATAATTTGTGTGGGATGTATTCCTCTAACTATAGTTATCCTTCTGCTTTCACTGGAGAGTAATACTGCTCTCATCTGCTGCTTCCACGAGGCTTGTGTCTCTTTTGCAAGTGTTTCAACTGCAATCAACGTCTTTGCTATCACTCTGGATCGATATGACATCTCTGTAAAACCTGCCAATCGAATTCTGACCATGGGAAGGGCTGTGATACTAATGACATCAATATGGATCATTtcacttttctccttcctgatTCCTTTCATTGAAGTCAACTTTTTCAGTCTCCGAAGCGCAAGTACTCGGGAAAATAAGACACTTTTGTGTGTGAGCACAAACGAGTATCACACAGAGCTAGGAATGTACTACCACCTTCTTGTGCAGATTCCAatctttttcttcactgttaTAGTAATGCTAATTACATACACCAAAATACTCCAGGCTCTAAATATTCGGATTGGTACACGATTTACAACGGGGCAAAAGAAGAAagctagaaagaaaaagactatTTCTTTAACCACTCAGCATGACACTACAGACATGTCCCACAGCGGTGGAGGTAAAAATGTTGTCTTTGGTGTAAGAACTTCTGTATCTGTCATAATTGCCCTACGTCGAGCTGTGAAACGGCACCGGGAGCGACGAGAACGGCAAAAGAGAGTCTTCAGAATGTCCCTCTTGATCATCTCAacattcctgctctgctggacacCTATCTCTGTTTTAAACACCACTATCTTATGTTTGGGCCCAAGTGACCTTTTGGTAAAGTTGCGATTATGTTTTCTTGTAATGGCATATGGAACAACTATATTTCACCCTCTACTTTATGCATTCACAAGGCAAAAGTTTCAGAAAGTTCTGAAAAGTAAGATGAAAAAGCGAGTTGTTTCAATAGTGGAAGCAGATCCCATGCCAAATAATGCTGTAATACACAACTCATGGATAGAGCctaaaaggaacaaaaagatTACCTTTGAAGATAACGAAGTAAGGCAGAAATGTTTAGTACCTCAGGTTGTCAATGACTAAATTTCAGTATTCACCAAAACACATCAAATGGAATATCAGAACAAATTGTAGAAAAATACTGCCAAataagaaaaactttttttaacTATTGGTGAGACTGTAAATTTTCAATATATGTGTTAAACAGAGTAGGTCTTGTATTCATTATGTAAGATATATGTTGCATGGCTGTTTGTTAACATAATACCATGTGTATATCTGTCAAAAATATTCAAGTCCTcttttttagaaaataaatagcCTTAATGAAGTGCAAACTTTTAACCGTATTTGTACGGCTCAGTTTCTCTGTAAacataaaaataacttttaagcAAAAATTCCACTCAGGAATACTTTTCTAAAGCACAAATTCAACATTTTGCATGATAcactttttaatttaattctaACAGTATAACTATAAAGTTATAACATGGACACTTTTTGACCTTTTATGTAGATAGCTACTAATTTCAAATTTCCCCAGCATGCAATTTCCATGTGTGTGTAGACAAAGCCATTTACATGATGTCCTTTGATTAATGGTTCAAAATCAGTTAATTTTTATGGAGGAAAAAACTGTTTGCGTTAGTCAAAAACTAGCAGcacatttaaaaaaagtaaaaagtctTGTATGTACAACCTCAGATCCAGCGCTTCTACATAGAAAATACACAATTTTGAATAATTACAAAAGAGAGGTGGAGGTGCTAAGAGGAAAGATAGGCTAAACTAAGGCAAAAAACATAGACAAGAaaattgttggacttgatgctaaaacacaaccaaccaactaaccaagaCATTCCTGTGCTAAGGCTGAGATTTTTACACTGAAGTGGTTTAGCTAGACCTCCACAGTGACTTGAGGACCTTTTATCTACATAGATAAATATGGCTGTCAAGTGCCACAGCTGAAGTAGAAGATAATTTTCTTGCCCTCAGTaaattttgtattgttttgaCTTGACCTCTTCTTTGAACATGTTCAATTATAGCCAGGCAACTTCTTTGTCATGAATCAGTCACCAACACTGCTGACTACTCTGTTTCTCTATTTCCTGGACAGCCATAGTATATAATTATTCTACatcctctttttctgtttcatcttATACCGGCAATGAAGAATTAAGAAGCCTTAAGAAGGCATCATCGTCCATAGCACTGTAAGCAACAATTAAGATATTTATGCAAACAAGTTGTTGAGTGGATTGCACTATTTcattctttaaaaatatataatttcaATGAACAGTGGCTACATTAATTGACTGACTTACCAGTTTGGGGGTCAGGGGGAGAGgtaaaccaaaaaataaaagcaaaatcacTTAACATGATTTCATTTGTCTTGTTACATAAACTACTCTGTGTGTCACAAGCTACCAGTGTAATTAAAAGGCTAATTCTCAATAAGTATTGTCttctattaaaaagaaaaaaagaaaaaaaaacacccaaaaaacagAGCGTATCCTTGAATATATGAGGCAGTCTGACTAGAACTACCCCTACTATTACATAAAAGTTTCTGAAGCACTCTTCTGAagttctttaattaaaaaaaaaaaacaaacagggtgacagagaactgaaacaggttccccaggggggttgtggagtctccttctctggagactttcaaaacccacctggatgcattcctgtgtggattatcctaagtgaccctgctctggcaggggggttggacctgatgatctcttgaggtcccttccaacctctgatatactgtgatttTAAGGGAGCAAAAAGCTATTTTCCATTAAGTCACTAAATTATTGATCATATATGTATTGCCAAAACTGgttttgtgattaaaaaaagTACTTGCAATATACCTTAGTCTACTTGGACTCATGCCTATAGCTTACCAGAATAGAAGACTCAAAAAATAATACCACAGTTCCATATTTCACAAACACCAGCCACTTAAAATCATCCAAATTCTGCCTGGAAGTTTTATTATCTAATTGACAATAACTTGTTATCTGAAATTTCTGTGTAACATATCTTCAAACGTAATTTCACTGGCTTTTTTTCGTAAAGCTAGCCCAAAAGCATCTGTATTATACTGAACTCAATTATAGTTTTGATTTAATTCAAGCTAACCCTGTTTTCCTATAAGAATCTAAATCCTTCATTTTATTTGAGAGGGTTCTATGtgttgaactttttttttaatcccataTGCTCCAAATGTATCACTTTAAAAACACTCtttcagaaataaattcttctgaaatgtgctaaaaaaaaaaaaaaagcaggaaatactattttttctttttctttttttttttttaaacttcttttcCCTGCCTAGCTTTCCTCTGTATTCTGAACATTAGAAGAAGGAGAAAGTGGATCTCCAGGGTTAACAGCATAATATGGTATCACTTACAACTTATCTTCCAATAAAGCATTCTCAAAGCAATCAAAAATATTGatcatttgttttaaaagaagaaaaaaaaaagaaattatgacCACAACACATGAATAAGCTTACATCATGTCCTTATCTGAAGTAAGCATTTAAGAAAAGCTTTCAGACTTGAAAGGTTTCTTGACAACATGACTTTACTTTTCAAAATTAAGTAAAACTTCAAGAACTACACATTCAGTATTTGAAGATTATTCATTAGAAAGTCAGAGTCAATGACGCAGTACTGCATaacaagagagaaaaagcagactAGGAATTAGTCTGAGAGATTAAATCAGGTTTTAAAGGTGTTGTCAATCACAGTCTTCAGTTGACTTTAAGGATGTAAGTACATTAATTTTTGCATTTACTATTCTTCATCTTTCACTgaagcaagagaaaaacaaaacaccaggaTTTATGACACATTGGAGTACACATTGAagtttgcagaagaaaatcctACAAAGAGCAAGGAACAATACATGTAAGAATACCTGCAATCCTGTACACACGCAGGAGTCATTATAAAACAGAATCACACATGATCTGTATCACAAAGCAGACCTATCACAAAACAAAGGAACATTGTATACCCCACCGATACAGGATTGTCTTTTAACTTCAAATGCATTTCCATTCAATTTTACCTTGTAAAATGAGGTTAGTTTACActaaaaacacccaaaaagcTGAGTACAGTGTCTGTATCTATTAGAATATTCAAGAAACACACCTTAACACACAGGCACATCACCAACCAGTGAAAacattaatataaatatatcaCATGTACCTAGTTTGAAGTTGAGAATAATTTTTACAGATTACAAGGCACTGCTACACAGTCAGAAGTTCTGTTTGTTAGTGCCAGGGAAATAGGAATTACTTCGGTGATTTCTAAATAGATTAGGTTAATAATGTATgcatccatatatatatatattagatCTCTTCATTTATTGTTATGTAAGTACATACATGTACATAATACATATTTATTATACATCCACATGCAGCAAAAGTGAAGCTGAACATTAGgcgttttttatatatataatatataaatattttatatttatataaagaAGTTTTTGGTAAAGCATATCTCTGAACTGGATGGACAGGCACTATGCTCCACCATCTTAAATGCTTTCTCTTCCATAtcaccacctttttttttttatataatacATTAAACAAGCTATATAATCTAACTGGGCATAAGAAAGAATTATTCTGCTCTGTTAACTGTTATATATCATATTACAATACACATATTAGCTTTTTTCAACATCAATGTATGTGCTAGTCATCAGAATATTTTAAACTcatgtttgtttcttctgaagAAACCGGTTTAGTTACCAATTGCCATTAAACTCTCAAAAGTATAAAACACATCATTCTTTAACAGTTTCAATGTAGTATTAAAAACGTATAGAAAATACAATAATTTACCCTTCCGCTTTTCCCCACTGTTCAAACTAAGTATCTCCAAAATGTTACTCTGGACAATCAGCTTCCACATTGAAATTTTCCAGCTATATAGTAGCCAAATTTCACATACTCTGCTATTCTATCACTGAATTTGTTTGTCTTACACCAACAGGAGGGAGGAATCTGACtctgtaattattttctttttctgcttcataCAACATTCACGCAATCCAAGAAGCAAAATTAAACACGGGGTTTGGGGCTAGTTTTGCTGGGGtcagttctaaaaaaaaaaaaaaaaaaaaaaaaagggggggggaaggaaagacaaaatcTCAACAAATAGAAAATCAAAATTTACTCATACCCAATGAATGtcaaaaaataatgaaaagtaGGTGGAGAGTATAGGCCAAGAGGAAAACAGCATAAAGTGGAAGGAACAATTGTAAAGGCTGCTACTGCCATTAGGACCACATataggaggagaggaataaGCACCTGCCATGGAAAGGTTAGCCTTGATTTTTTAAttgtaataaaaaaatacaagaacTTATCATTGAATGTGATATATGATTTTGCCAGAAttgctgggaggaggagaatgacATGAACAGCAACTCCAGAAAAGGCTTTTGATTTAACAAATTACATACAGAAAAACTGGCAAGAGCATGCATTATTCTACTACCTCTTTTCCTAAATTACACATTTTACCAAGTATAAAGTACGTACAGAGTACATACATTCCAAGCACAGACTTGAAAGGAAAATGTTATCAGGTGTCTATTCCTagcaataaaaatttaaaaatgttaCTGAATCTTCCCTCAAATCACTATTGGTCAGATAGCTTCCAGTTTGTTGTGATGCTTCAAGGGTGTTTCATTACCGCACTGTGTTTTCAGTTACTGCTTCTTTACCtcaatttaattatttttgagaGTAATAAATTGAAGGAGAAATATCATTAGACATTTTTATGTTCTTTGCTAAAATTGCAGTTGAGTGATTGTTATAATCAGAATGGAAGAAATCTCTTCCTGTGTATTTACATTACAGATTTCTGTATTGGCTGTTTTCCTACTTTGCAAAAATTCTCAGCGGAaagaaatttaaattaattttaaaaacaagcgaacaaacaaaaccaaccaaccaaccaaccaaaccctgAAGATTTATAGTGAAAGTTCAGTTGCAGATACAGAACTaaaatttcttaatttttttttttaatagtttgaaTTAACTATATTCTTTGCACAGAAGCATTCGTATTGCTGACACTGCGCAGTCAGGCaggctgacaacaccaagctgctGGCAAACAACACAGCCTTGTTTCCTTTCCAAGCTGCGTTTTTGGAAATACACTTTTGGTTTCTGTTACTCTGCTATAATCTCCAACTTCCTACCCTATCTTGTAACAGTTTAACTTGATATCATTTCTGATAAACAAATCAATGTCACTGCTGAAACAACATTATTGCTGTAAAATGTGTCACTCTGACTAGAAAGTGAGACCTACCAATGAACAAAAGATACGAAAAGACTTTGTAGGCAAAGCAAGCTTGTAATCAAGTTATGTGTCCAATAACAACAGTGGCTTCCACAGACTAAATGCCTAACCGAAAAAGGACTCTCACAGATATTTTTCCCGTTCTGCCGAAATACCACACACCCACATATACATGAAGTACAACGTAGTTAAAATAAGAATGTTTATCATATATTTTTACTGCTACTCCAGTCAGTAAGGTATTtcatgagaatttttttttcagatacaaCAGACGTTCTAGGAGTTTATTAGCACattataaataaacaaacaaataaataaacaaaaaacccaaagccaagagtttttaattacaaaataattttctgaataGATACTGAGCAAACATCAAATCACAAGAATTTCCAAATTGAGTAAATGACTTCAATTTTTATGTTTAAACCAGAACAAACCTTTACTAACGTTGACCATAAGGTTACATGCCATAAAACAGAGCTAAGCAGTTCATCTGTAGTCATCTCAAACAAGAAGCGCACATGAAGACACATTAAagatatctttaaaaaaaaatgcatgtatTCAGAAACTTCAGACAAATCTTGCCTCCGCTGGACAGCTTACAGTGCAGATCCAACAAGAGGTTTAAATAAAGAGGAATGAACGTGGGAAACTTCTGTTTTAGTCACTGGAACTTTGTTATGACCCTATTTTGTTTTGGTCAAAAATGGCATTTCTACTACATCCTTAGTTTCCAAGTTTGGTCAGCTAAGAACTTGGTGGGGGGAGATGTGGAAATCTTTGGAACTGGAGACAACCTGCCACATAAACAGTATGTTCTCAAAATAATAGGATGTTCCCTCTTTTAATAAATTTAGGTCTTCACATTTTTCCCTGAAATGACATTAGAAGAGAATGAGACCATGCTGTTCTTCAGCTAAACAGGGCCTACATTTAAAGTATCAAAGACAGTAAGCAGATTTAGCGCCTGTGAGCAATGGAAGGTTAGATCTCAACGGTAAACAAATAAAAGATTGGACTACTTAACTTTTCAAACC belongs to Indicator indicator isolate 239-I01 chromosome 3, UM_Iind_1.1, whole genome shotgun sequence and includes:
- the GPR22 gene encoding G-protein coupled receptor 22 encodes the protein MCFSFTLEVNMQSESNFTVRDAIDDIDTNMYQPLSYPLSFQVSLTGFLMLEIVLGLGSNLTVLVLYCMKSNLINSVSNIITMNLHVLDVIICVGCIPLTIVILLLSLESNTALICCFHEACVSFASVSTAINVFAITLDRYDISVKPANRILTMGRAVILMTSIWIISLFSFLIPFIEVNFFSLRSASTRENKTLLCVSTNEYHTELGMYYHLLVQIPIFFFTVIVMLITYTKILQALNIRIGTRFTTGQKKKARKKKTISLTTQHDTTDMSHSGGGKNVVFGVRTSVSVIIALRRAVKRHRERRERQKRVFRMSLLIISTFLLCWTPISVLNTTILCLGPSDLLVKLRLCFLVMAYGTTIFHPLLYAFTRQKFQKVLKSKMKKRVVSIVEADPMPNNAVIHNSWIEPKRNKKITFEDNEVRQKCLVPQVVND